TCGAGGTCGGCCCAGTAGTAGTACTGGTTCGGCGAAGGGCTGATGACCTGCACGTCGACGCCCATGGCGTCCATGTCGGCCAGGCGTTGCTCGATGCGGGTCAGGCGCGGCCCGGCGGTGGGCAGCATGCTGGCGTTGTTGTGCGCGATCGATGCCTCGCCCATGCTCGCCAGACCCATGGCGGGCTCGGCCGCCTTCTGCGGTGTGCCCGCCACCAGGCCTTCGACGGCGGGGATCAGCGCATGGCAGTGGAGGTCGATGGTCAGGCGGCCGCGTTTGCGCCCGGCGACATCGGTGGGGTTGCGTTCACCTGGGCAGCAGGCTTCGTCGTTGCAATGGTGGAACCACATGGGGGTTTGTCTCCTGTTGTCAGTTGGGTTGGATGAAGTGGCGCCGCTGGCGCTGCATCGAAAAAACTTGCCGGTCAGCGTTGTTCGGCGATGACGGGGGTGCGCTGCGTGCCGAGTCCCGTGATCGAGCCTTCGACGGTGTCGCCCGGTTGCAGGAAGCGCTGGTAGTGCGTGCCATTGCCGGAGGGAGACCCGGTGCAGATCAGGTCACCCGGCAGGAGCTGCACCACGCTGGAGAGGTGTTCGATCAGGCGGGCCACGCCGAAGATCATGTCGCTGGTGCTTTCGTCCTGCATGGTCTGGCCATTGAGCCTGAGCTGCACCTGCAGTTGTTGAGGGTCGGCGATCTGCGAGGCCGGCACGATGTAGGGGCCGACCGGCAGATAGGTTGGGCAGGACTTGGCCGTCAGCCAATCGGTGCCCATGGCCTTCATGTCGCCGCTGGTCCAGATGTGGTCGCGGTTGGTGATGTCGTTGGCGATGGTGTAGCCGGCCACGCAACTCAGCGCCTCGGCCTGCTTCACATAGCGCGCCGGCGCGCCGATCACCACGGCGAGTTCAAGCTCCCAGTCGGGCTGCTTGGCAAATGCCGGGATGGCAATCGGGTCGAAGGCACCGCTGAGCAC
This region of Hydrogenophaga crassostreae genomic DNA includes:
- a CDS encoding fumarylacetoacetate hydrolase family protein; this encodes MPEQQALARYAVGTFSHADGPPFAGFVLDGDRVIALDALHGLCRDLKQPLPQARSTLALFEQWSASSPALQAAANALANPSIPAARAAIECLVPMADLTVHPPVAARQIFMCGANYFKHVVDLIVDLGPGKTPGTDGMNPAQLRAYAQELMTRRRSEGSPYVFSKPVSVLSGAFDPIAIPAFAKQPDWELELAVVIGAPARYVKQAEALSCVAGYTIANDITNRDHIWTSGDMKAMGTDWLTAKSCPTYLPVGPYIVPASQIADPQQLQVQLRLNGQTMQDESTSDMIFGVARLIEHLSSVVQLLPGDLICTGSPSGNGTHYQRFLQPGDTVEGSITGLGTQRTPVIAEQR